From a single Granulicella aggregans genomic region:
- a CDS encoding DEAD/DEAH box helicase: MTTATLEPQMEASAVPANNLQNNSTNNAAAPETVLSPNGLPLVADVHFTDFKISDSLKSRLTAAGFTLPTPVQAKAIPPALEGADILATASTGTGKTLSFLIPMIERMDATSVPSTRGKRGPIRSLILLPTRELAMQVLEAYNKLVPNSKGDAVLVCGGLSENTQLDQLDRGPRLVVATPGRLEDFLRRRSVNLSSVEMFVLDEVDRMLDMGFLPAIRRIVGAIPKTRQTMCYSATLDANIREIVRDYVNKPVRIEIGTTSKPSDRVELRVYTVMQDQKLGLLDQMLRQEEGTFLVFSRTKHGADRISKKLEKLGHDADVIHGDRSQSQRTAALKGFANGKHRVLVATDVAARGIDVNDIAHVVNYDLPNASDDFVHRIGRTGRAGKKGVATTFVMPQEKSDARKLERELKIKFEWREADKNLEKEERNKPVDLTSRGPADLMQMETRSWKGNEPVTPMSTPTNSYGNSNGGRSRSGSGGGGFAGGRNSGGRGPGGNFGRSSSGRPGGSSRSGPARRGQ; the protein is encoded by the coding sequence TTGACTACTGCAACTCTCGAACCACAGATGGAAGCATCCGCTGTTCCCGCAAACAACCTCCAGAACAACTCCACGAACAATGCAGCTGCTCCCGAGACTGTGCTCTCTCCCAACGGCCTGCCGCTGGTCGCGGATGTTCACTTCACCGACTTCAAAATCTCCGACTCCTTAAAGAGCCGCCTCACCGCTGCTGGCTTCACCCTGCCGACACCGGTGCAAGCCAAGGCGATTCCGCCGGCGCTTGAAGGTGCCGACATTCTCGCCACCGCTTCCACCGGCACCGGCAAGACGCTCAGCTTTCTGATCCCGATGATCGAGCGCATGGACGCCACCTCGGTTCCGAGCACGCGCGGTAAGCGCGGCCCGATCCGTTCCCTGATCCTGCTGCCGACGCGTGAGCTCGCCATGCAGGTGCTTGAGGCCTACAACAAGCTCGTCCCGAACTCGAAGGGCGATGCGGTCCTGGTCTGCGGTGGTCTCTCCGAGAACACGCAGCTCGATCAGCTTGATCGCGGTCCCCGTCTCGTCGTCGCGACGCCTGGCCGTCTTGAGGACTTCCTCCGCCGCCGCTCGGTGAACCTGAGCAGCGTCGAGATGTTCGTCCTCGACGAAGTCGATCGCATGTTGGACATGGGCTTCCTTCCCGCCATTCGCCGCATCGTTGGCGCGATCCCGAAGACCCGCCAGACGATGTGCTACTCGGCCACGCTGGACGCGAACATCCGGGAGATCGTTCGCGACTACGTTAACAAGCCGGTTCGCATCGAGATTGGTACGACCTCCAAGCCTTCCGATCGTGTTGAACTTCGCGTCTACACCGTGATGCAGGACCAGAAGCTCGGCCTGCTCGACCAGATGCTGCGCCAGGAAGAGGGTACGTTCCTCGTCTTCTCGCGCACCAAGCATGGCGCCGACCGTATCTCGAAGAAGCTCGAAAAGCTTGGCCATGATGCAGACGTGATCCACGGCGACCGCTCGCAGTCGCAGCGCACCGCTGCTCTGAAGGGCTTCGCAAACGGTAAGCACCGCGTTCTCGTCGCCACCGACGTTGCCGCTCGCGGCATCGATGTCAATGACATCGCCCACGTCGTGAACTACGACCTGCCCAACGCTTCGGACGACTTCGTCCACCGCATCGGCCGCACCGGCCGCGCTGGCAAGAAGGGCGTTGCAACCACCTTCGTCATGCCGCAGGAGAAGTCCGACGCCCGCAAGCTGGAGCGCGAGCTGAAGATCAAGTTCGAGTGGCGCGAGGCCGACAAGAACCTCGAGAAGGAAGAGCGCAACAAGCCTGTCGATCTCACCTCGCGTGGCCCGGCCGACCTGATGCAGATGGAGACTCGTTCCTGGAAGGGCAACGAGCCTGTCACCCCGATGTCGACACCGACCAATAGCTACGGCAACTCGAACGGCGGTCGCAGCCGGTCAGGTAGCGGCGGTGGTGGATTCGCCGGCGGACGCAACTCCGGCGGACGCGGTCCCGGCGGCAACTTCGGCCGCTCGTCTAGCGGACGTCCGGGTGGCAGCAGCCGCTC
- the msrA gene encoding peptide-methionine (S)-S-oxide reductase MsrA — translation MAIEKAVFGAGCFWGVEARFSEMSGVLDTAVGYEGGELEHPTYKEVCTDRTGHAEVVEVTFDPSRLSYETLLDTFFSLHDPTQINRQGPDWGSQYRSAIFTNSEEQYRQACSKIADLNASGAYRQRIATQVQPSTTFWKAEEYHQRYLEKRGMVSCHI, via the coding sequence GTGGCAATTGAAAAGGCAGTGTTTGGAGCAGGTTGTTTTTGGGGTGTAGAAGCCCGTTTTAGCGAAATGTCTGGAGTTCTGGATACCGCTGTTGGCTACGAGGGTGGGGAGCTCGAACACCCGACCTACAAGGAAGTCTGTACCGACCGAACCGGCCACGCGGAGGTGGTCGAAGTAACCTTTGATCCATCCCGGCTCAGCTACGAGACGTTGCTGGACACGTTCTTCTCCCTACACGATCCCACCCAGATCAACCGTCAGGGACCGGACTGGGGATCGCAGTACCGCAGCGCCATCTTCACCAACAGTGAAGAGCAGTACCGGCAGGCGTGTTCCAAGATCGCCGACCTGAACGCATCCGGAGCCTATCGCCAACGCATCGCGACCCAGGTGCAGCCTTCGACGACCTTCTGGAAGGCCGAGGAGTACCACCAGCGGTATCTGGAGAAGCGCGGCATGGTCAGTTGCCACATATAA
- a CDS encoding pseudouridine synthase yields MPKSPNTSTPKIKPEDPAVPKGDRLQKILAQAGIASRRKAEEIILEGRVQVNGTTVTELGTRADATRDHIRVDGKLLKGPEEQRYYMLNKPRGYVTTLTDPQKRPTVMDLMSAPKSGPHGDNVRLYPVGRLDYLSEGLLLMTNDGELANSLSKAAAGVEKTYLVKVSGVPPDSAIDQIRRGIMIDRGRLDEVRAGRRDRIITAPAQIELVRGGDNPWYQLTLTEGRNRQLRKMFEEIGHHVEKIRRIGYGALRLDIPPGEFRELKPGEVMALSRAASGKKVVPKQKLPEFAQLKAPVKKRSAPPRRTFASNSKPSRRPS; encoded by the coding sequence ATGCCGAAGTCTCCCAACACCTCCACCCCAAAAATCAAGCCCGAAGACCCCGCCGTCCCCAAGGGCGACCGCCTGCAGAAGATCCTTGCCCAGGCTGGCATAGCCAGCCGCCGCAAGGCCGAGGAGATCATCCTCGAAGGCCGCGTCCAGGTAAACGGCACCACCGTCACCGAGCTTGGCACCCGCGCCGACGCCACCCGCGACCACATCCGCGTCGACGGCAAACTCCTCAAAGGCCCAGAAGAGCAGCGTTATTACATGCTCAACAAGCCGCGCGGCTACGTCACCACGCTCACCGACCCGCAGAAGCGGCCCACGGTAATGGACCTCATGTCCGCGCCGAAGTCCGGGCCACATGGCGACAACGTTCGCCTCTACCCTGTCGGTCGCCTCGATTATCTTTCGGAAGGCCTGTTGCTGATGACGAACGACGGCGAACTGGCCAACTCGCTCTCAAAGGCCGCCGCCGGCGTCGAAAAAACCTACCTGGTCAAGGTTTCAGGGGTTCCGCCGGACTCCGCCATCGACCAGATCCGTCGCGGCATCATGATCGACCGCGGCCGGCTCGATGAAGTACGCGCAGGCCGCCGCGACCGGATCATCACCGCTCCCGCGCAGATCGAACTCGTACGCGGCGGCGACAACCCCTGGTATCAGCTCACGCTCACAGAAGGCCGCAATCGGCAGTTGCGCAAGATGTTCGAGGAGATCGGCCATCACGTTGAGAAGATCCGCCGCATCGGTTACGGAGCACTTCGCCTCGACATACCGCCGGGTGAGTTTCGCGAACTGAAGCCGGGCGAAGTGATGGCGCTCTCCCGCGCTGCCAGCGGCAAAAAGGTCGTCCCCAAGCAGAAGCTCCCGGAGTTCGCGCAGCTCAAGGCCCCGGTCAAGAAGCGTTCTGCTCCACCCCGCCGCACCTTCGCGTCCAACTCCAAACCATCCCGCCGCCCGAGCTAG
- a CDS encoding PadR family transcriptional regulator, with product MDEGEHRGRGMRWGGGRGFGRPFDHGELRFVILALIAEKPRHGYEIIKAIEEQFGGSYSPSPGVVYPTLTLLEEQGNATVEEIGGKKSYTITEQGKEFLAANQAFAQAAMGRMRGNGFPDGMGKPPQLIRAVENLKMALRLRHRSGPMTEEQIQKIVAALDAATVAIERG from the coding sequence ATGGACGAAGGAGAACACCGGGGGCGCGGTATGCGCTGGGGCGGCGGACGAGGATTTGGCCGGCCGTTCGATCATGGCGAGCTCCGCTTTGTGATCCTGGCCTTGATTGCCGAGAAGCCGCGGCATGGGTACGAGATCATCAAGGCGATTGAAGAGCAGTTTGGCGGGAGCTACTCGCCCAGCCCTGGGGTTGTGTACCCGACGCTGACGCTGCTGGAAGAGCAGGGAAACGCGACGGTCGAGGAGATCGGCGGCAAGAAGTCGTACACGATTACGGAGCAGGGCAAGGAGTTTCTCGCGGCCAACCAGGCGTTCGCTCAGGCGGCGATGGGTCGGATGCGCGGCAACGGGTTCCCGGATGGCATGGGCAAGCCGCCGCAGCTTATTCGGGCGGTCGAGAACCTGAAGATGGCGCTTCGGCTGCGGCACAGAAGTGGCCCGATGACCGAGGAACAGATTCAGAAGATTGTGGCCGCTCTGGACGCGGCAACTGTGGCCATTGAACGTGGCTGA
- a CDS encoding DUF2218 domain-containing protein, protein MITDISTLTKSSEARVATGNGSSYLRKLCQHWAHKFPVKYDDTHGKIDLAAGKCLLFADAAGLTVRLLMPEDGDQARMQQVVEEHIKRFAFKEELEFVWGAVVADLSLSKG, encoded by the coding sequence ATGATTACTGATATTTCGACGTTGACGAAGAGCTCTGAGGCACGCGTGGCGACGGGGAACGGCAGCAGCTATCTGCGGAAGCTATGCCAGCACTGGGCGCACAAGTTTCCGGTCAAGTATGACGACACTCACGGGAAGATCGACCTGGCGGCGGGTAAGTGCCTTCTGTTCGCGGATGCTGCTGGGCTGACCGTGCGGCTGCTGATGCCGGAGGACGGCGATCAGGCTCGCATGCAGCAGGTAGTGGAAGAGCACATCAAGCGGTTTGCGTTCAAGGAGGAGTTGGAGTTTGTGTGGGGGGCGGTGGTTGCCGATCTGTCACTTTCGAAGGGGTAG
- the scpB gene encoding SMC-Scp complex subunit ScpB, whose translation MSLKAKIEAVIYASEEPVTLAQLTGLLGQEAQAELDHLDSAQQSLALDGEPVPPPELEPAAEAMAPSLPEADIEGATGAQDAEESTELPVPHLADHEPSEPAPTKTVPSQEPEPTEDSPIPEHPEPETAPQSEATPQPEASKSARDAKQDEKARERRLRDYFRSIVDELIADYATSARGLEIREVAGGYRLATKPEYHDAVRGFVKSLKPPLKLSLQALETLAVVAYKQPVTAPEISEIRGVDSGGVLGSLMARKLITTAGRKQVIGRPILYKTTRDFLLRFGLKDVSELPSIEEFEKMAGELADVEPVQEEIPMSSETAESPAELEEEKDSVEPQSDGDSIPLDGSDESSAGVPAETEADEVIVDGRISGLPPQYDQAPGEEAPFDSPAMDAELQQEQAEEEAAESKESR comes from the coding sequence ATGAGCCTTAAAGCAAAGATCGAAGCCGTCATCTACGCGTCTGAAGAACCGGTAACCCTGGCCCAGCTCACCGGCCTGCTCGGGCAGGAGGCCCAGGCCGAACTCGACCACCTCGACTCCGCCCAGCAGTCGCTCGCGCTCGATGGCGAGCCTGTTCCCCCGCCAGAGCTTGAGCCCGCCGCCGAGGCCATGGCTCCGTCGCTGCCCGAGGCTGACATCGAAGGCGCGACCGGCGCACAGGATGCAGAGGAATCGACCGAACTTCCCGTTCCTCATCTGGCCGACCACGAACCCTCCGAACCGGCTCCGACGAAGACCGTCCCGTCCCAGGAACCCGAGCCAACCGAAGATTCCCCCATCCCCGAACATCCTGAGCCGGAAACAGCACCGCAGTCAGAGGCCACGCCGCAGCCGGAAGCCTCGAAGTCCGCACGCGACGCCAAGCAGGACGAGAAGGCCCGTGAGCGCCGTCTCCGCGACTACTTCCGCTCCATCGTCGACGAGCTCATCGCCGACTACGCCACCAGTGCCCGCGGCCTCGAGATCCGCGAGGTCGCCGGCGGCTACCGCCTCGCCACCAAGCCCGAGTACCACGACGCCGTCCGCGGCTTTGTAAAGTCCCTCAAACCACCGCTCAAGCTCTCGCTCCAGGCGCTCGAAACCCTCGCCGTCGTCGCCTACAAGCAGCCCGTCACCGCGCCCGAGATCTCGGAGATCCGCGGCGTCGACTCCGGCGGCGTCCTCGGTTCCTTGATGGCCCGCAAGCTCATCACCACCGCAGGCCGCAAGCAGGTCATCGGCCGGCCCATCCTCTACAAGACCACTCGCGACTTCCTCCTCCGCTTCGGCCTCAAAGACGTCTCCGAGCTTCCCAGCATCGAAGAGTTTGAGAAGATGGCCGGCGAGCTCGCCGATGTCGAGCCGGTCCAGGAGGAGATTCCCATGTCATCCGAAACAGCCGAGTCACCCGCAGAACTAGAAGAAGAGAAAGACTCCGTCGAGCCTCAATCCGACGGCGACAGCATCCCACTCGATGGCTCCGACGAGTCCTCCGCAGGCGTCCCCGCCGAGACAGAAGCCGACGAGGTCATAGTAGACGGTCGCATCTCCGGCCTACCACCCCAATACGACCAGGCCCCTGGCGAAGAAGCCCCCTTCGACTCCCCCGCCATGGACGCCGAGCTCCAGCAGGAACAAGCCGAAGAAGAAGCCGCCGAATCGAAAGAATCCCGATAA
- a CDS encoding inorganic phosphate transporter translates to MATPAHSFPTPVEPTQTGSLLDAKLKKSSPGKVGGIVFAIMLVTGLIYIWTKLSADLSIVHSASVFPFILLGLALFIALGFEFVNGFHDTANAVATCIYTHSLEPHVAVVYSGIMNFIGVLTSSGAVAFSIITLLPVELILKVSKGAGFSMVFALLVAAILWNLATWWRGLPASSSHTMIGSIIGVGIANQMMQGNSGTSGVEWEQVTKVFKALLISPVVGFVFAALVFFLFKLLARDPRLYKAPEGTAPPPFYIRCLLILTCGGVSYAHGSNDGQKGMGLIMLILVGTVPTAYALNHTVTAAQVQTFAAVSSQMTGAIGAYADPNAVVQDSGPELEKFVSKKQFEPAVLPALVNMVTDIKNEATLYGSLGKVPAEMQANVRNQMYLTSETLRILGKADGAPKFNDNDKKIIANYKKFLDTSTRFIPTWVKVAVALALGLGTMVGWKRIVVTVGEKIGKTHLTYAQGASAELVAMATILAADTYGLPVSTTHVLSSGIAGTMAANKSGLQMSTLRDIALAWVFTLPVAALLSGCLFWLFNTVAK, encoded by the coding sequence ATGGCAACTCCCGCACACAGCTTCCCTACGCCGGTCGAACCGACACAAACCGGCTCGCTTCTGGACGCCAAGCTCAAAAAATCCTCGCCTGGCAAGGTCGGCGGAATCGTCTTTGCCATCATGCTCGTCACCGGTCTGATCTACATATGGACCAAGCTCTCCGCCGACCTTTCCATCGTCCACAGCGCCTCGGTCTTCCCCTTTATCTTGTTGGGACTTGCCCTCTTCATCGCGCTCGGATTTGAGTTCGTCAACGGCTTCCACGACACCGCGAACGCCGTCGCAACCTGCATCTACACCCACTCGCTCGAGCCCCATGTCGCCGTCGTCTACTCCGGCATCATGAACTTCATCGGCGTGCTCACCAGCTCCGGCGCGGTCGCCTTCTCCATCATCACGCTGCTGCCCGTCGAGCTCATCCTCAAGGTCTCCAAGGGCGCAGGCTTCTCGATGGTCTTCGCGCTGTTGGTCGCCGCCATCCTCTGGAACCTCGCCACCTGGTGGCGCGGTCTCCCAGCCTCCAGCTCGCACACGATGATCGGTTCCATCATCGGCGTCGGTATCGCCAACCAGATGATGCAGGGCAACTCCGGCACCTCTGGCGTCGAGTGGGAGCAGGTCACCAAGGTCTTCAAGGCGCTGCTCATCTCGCCCGTCGTCGGCTTCGTCTTCGCTGCCCTGGTCTTCTTCCTCTTCAAGCTCCTTGCCCGCGATCCTCGCCTCTACAAGGCACCGGAAGGCACTGCGCCGCCACCGTTCTACATCCGCTGCCTGCTCATCCTCACCTGCGGCGGCGTGTCGTACGCTCATGGCTCGAACGATGGTCAGAAGGGCATGGGCCTTATCATGCTCATCCTCGTCGGAACCGTCCCCACCGCGTACGCTCTAAACCACACCGTCACCGCCGCGCAGGTTCAGACCTTCGCAGCCGTCTCCAGCCAGATGACCGGAGCCATCGGTGCCTACGCTGACCCCAATGCCGTCGTACAGGACTCTGGCCCCGAGCTCGAAAAGTTCGTCAGTAAGAAGCAGTTTGAGCCCGCCGTCCTTCCCGCCCTCGTCAACATGGTCACCGACATCAAGAACGAGGCGACCCTCTACGGTTCGCTCGGCAAAGTCCCCGCCGAGATGCAGGCCAACGTCCGCAACCAGATGTACCTCACCAGCGAGACCCTCCGCATCCTCGGCAAAGCCGACGGCGCTCCGAAGTTCAACGACAACGACAAGAAGATCATCGCCAACTACAAGAAGTTCCTCGACACCTCCACCCGCTTCATTCCCACCTGGGTTAAGGTCGCCGTCGCTCTCGCTCTCGGCCTCGGAACCATGGTCGGCTGGAAGCGCATCGTCGTCACCGTCGGTGAAAAGATCGGCAAGACCCACCTGACCTACGCTCAAGGCGCGTCGGCCGAGCTGGTCGCTATGGCGACCATCCTCGCCGCTGACACCTACGGCCTGCCCGTCTCCACCACCCACGTTCTCTCTTCGGGCATCGCCGGAACCATGGCGGCCAACAAGAGCGGCCTCCAGATGTCCACCCTCCGCGACATCGCCCTCGCCTGGGTCTTCACCCTGCCCGTAGCGGCGCTGCTCTCCGGCTGCCTCTTCTGGCTCTTCAACACCGTCGCCAAGTAA
- the gcvH gene encoding glycine cleavage system protein GcvH, producing the protein MAYPETYKYTKEHEWLAIDGTTGTIGITDYAQNSLGDIVFVELPKVGDVLESGATFGSIESVKSVSDLFAPVSGTVTEINETLTSAPETINSDANNTWIMKLTLSDPAQADALLDAAAYEAFTSEETGH; encoded by the coding sequence ATGGCGTATCCCGAAACCTACAAGTACACCAAGGAACACGAGTGGCTTGCCATCGACGGCACCACCGGCACGATCGGCATCACCGACTACGCCCAGAACTCCCTCGGCGACATCGTCTTCGTCGAACTCCCCAAGGTCGGCGACGTCCTTGAGTCCGGCGCGACCTTTGGCTCCATCGAGTCCGTAAAGTCCGTCTCAGACCTCTTCGCCCCCGTCTCCGGCACCGTCACCGAGATCAACGAGACCCTCACCTCCGCGCCCGAGACCATCAACTCCGACGCCAACAACACCTGGATCATGAAGCTCACCCTCTCCGACCCCGCGCAGGCGGATGCCCTGCTCGACGCCGCCGCCTACGAGGCCTTCACCAGCGAAGAGACCGGCCACTAA
- a CDS encoding alpha/beta hydrolase, with the protein MRVGFVVVAAMLSVGVAMAQQAEDLSQIKDSSKIGPDGTAYVTRVVPVPTTISPEAQKSLARVVSDAVVPSTLEQRRTGTDKWQNGAGEVSKQMYPAKVQESTIAGVPVRIVTPLTVAEGKRDKVLINLHGGGFNSDSGSLTETIPIANLTGIKVVAVLYRLAPEHPFPAGLDDAVAVYKELLKTYKPNHIAIYGTSAGAILTAEVTAKLKQMKLPMPAATGIFSGMGDFSRLGDSWSLFALNGLSGHLDAPSATPHDAEYVGTTDLKDTVLSPIYGDLSGFPPTLFVTSGRDLLQSGTTTLHRAYLRAGVDARLVEFEALTHAFWNDPKLPESKEADEIMARFFEKELGR; encoded by the coding sequence ATGCGCGTTGGGTTTGTGGTGGTGGCTGCGATGTTGAGTGTTGGCGTGGCGATGGCGCAGCAGGCGGAGGATCTGTCGCAGATAAAAGACAGCAGCAAGATCGGGCCGGATGGGACGGCTTACGTGACGCGGGTGGTGCCGGTGCCGACGACGATCAGCCCGGAGGCGCAGAAGAGCCTGGCGCGGGTGGTGTCGGATGCGGTGGTGCCGTCGACGCTGGAGCAGAGGCGGACGGGGACAGACAAGTGGCAGAACGGCGCGGGTGAAGTTTCGAAGCAGATGTATCCGGCGAAGGTGCAGGAGTCGACGATTGCGGGCGTTCCGGTGCGGATTGTGACCCCGTTGACGGTGGCCGAGGGTAAGCGCGACAAGGTGCTGATCAACCTGCATGGCGGAGGCTTCAACTCGGATTCGGGGTCGCTGACAGAGACGATTCCGATTGCGAACCTGACGGGGATCAAGGTCGTCGCGGTTCTTTACCGGCTGGCTCCGGAGCATCCGTTTCCAGCGGGGCTGGACGATGCTGTCGCGGTCTATAAGGAGTTGCTGAAGACGTACAAGCCGAATCATATTGCGATCTATGGGACGTCGGCGGGGGCGATTCTTACCGCGGAGGTGACGGCAAAGTTGAAGCAGATGAAGCTGCCGATGCCTGCGGCTACCGGGATCTTTTCGGGGATGGGAGACTTCAGTCGGCTGGGGGATTCATGGTCGCTGTTTGCACTGAATGGGCTGTCGGGACATCTCGATGCGCCATCGGCTACGCCGCATGATGCGGAGTATGTGGGGACTACGGATTTAAAGGACACGGTGCTGTCACCGATCTATGGGGACTTGAGCGGGTTTCCACCGACGCTGTTTGTGACGAGTGGGCGGGACCTCTTGCAGAGTGGGACTACGACGTTGCACCGGGCTTATCTGCGGGCGGGAGTGGATGCTCGGCTGGTGGAGTTCGAGGCGCTGACGCATGCGTTCTGGAATGATCCGAAGCTGCCGGAGTCGAAGGAGGCGGATGAGATTATGGCTAGGTTTTTTGAGAAGGAGCTTGGGAGGTAG
- a CDS encoding MATE family efflux transporter: MSPTYMDTSISPQPQPTLWQSIKEALRGSHQDYTTGSLNRSILLLAIPMVLEMVLESLFAVVDVFWVSRLGANAIATVGLTESVLSIVFSVGIGLGMSTTAMVARRIGEKDTDGAAISAVQAIFLGLIASVVMGLPFFFLAPKLLAAMGASPALVATGSGYTRIALGGSGVVLLLFLNNAIFRGTGDAAIAMRLLWVSNILNLILDPIFIFGLGPIPRMGVTGAALATFTGRGIGVLYQFYRLARGTERLCILACHLRLNAEVLWRLIKVSALGILQFLIGQASWIGLVRIVSLFGAPALAAYTIAIRIVIFAILPSWGLSNAAATLVGQNLGAGHPDRARNAIWRTGLWNMVFLGSVGLVFIAFAPFILGLFTSYPEVLRTGIPCLRIFSCGNIAYAYGMVLLQAFNGSGDTLTPTYVNLFGFWIVEIPLAWFLAMHTRLQVNGVYASVVVAQSVIVLISLYLFGQGKWAKQKI; this comes from the coding sequence ATGTCTCCAACTTACATGGACACCTCTATCAGCCCTCAGCCCCAGCCCACCCTCTGGCAGTCCATCAAAGAGGCTCTGCGCGGCAGCCATCAGGACTACACTACCGGCAGCCTCAACCGGTCCATCCTCCTGCTCGCCATCCCCATGGTGCTCGAGATGGTCCTCGAGTCGCTCTTCGCCGTCGTCGACGTCTTCTGGGTCAGCCGCCTCGGCGCGAACGCCATCGCCACCGTCGGCCTCACCGAGTCGGTCCTCAGCATCGTCTTCTCCGTCGGCATCGGTCTCGGCATGTCCACCACGGCCATGGTCGCCCGCCGCATCGGCGAAAAGGATACCGACGGCGCAGCCATCTCTGCTGTTCAAGCAATCTTTCTTGGCCTCATCGCTTCGGTCGTGATGGGGCTGCCGTTCTTCTTCCTAGCGCCGAAGCTCCTCGCCGCCATGGGAGCCTCGCCAGCGCTCGTCGCCACGGGCAGCGGATACACCCGCATCGCGCTCGGCGGCTCCGGCGTTGTGCTGCTGCTCTTCTTGAACAACGCCATCTTTCGCGGCACCGGCGACGCCGCCATCGCCATGCGGCTCCTCTGGGTCTCGAACATCCTCAACCTGATCCTCGACCCGATCTTCATCTTCGGCCTCGGGCCTATTCCACGGATGGGCGTAACAGGGGCGGCGCTGGCCACCTTCACCGGCCGAGGCATCGGCGTCCTCTACCAGTTCTATCGACTCGCCCGAGGCACCGAGCGCCTCTGCATCCTCGCCTGCCATCTGCGCCTGAACGCCGAAGTCCTCTGGCGTCTCATCAAGGTCTCCGCCCTGGGCATCCTTCAATTCCTCATCGGCCAGGCCAGTTGGATCGGCCTCGTCCGCATCGTCAGCCTCTTCGGAGCGCCTGCGCTCGCTGCCTACACCATCGCCATCCGCATCGTGATCTTCGCCATCCTGCCGTCATGGGGATTGAGCAACGCGGCCGCCACCCTGGTCGGCCAGAACCTCGGCGCAGGCCACCCCGACCGCGCCCGCAACGCCATCTGGCGAACCGGCCTTTGGAACATGGTCTTCCTCGGCTCCGTCGGCCTGGTGTTCATTGCCTTCGCGCCGTTCATCCTCGGCCTCTTCACGTCCTACCCCGAAGTCCTCCGCACCGGCATCCCCTGCCTGCGCATCTTCAGTTGCGGCAACATCGCCTACGCCTACGGCATGGTCTTGTTGCAAGCCTTCAACGGCTCCGGCGACACCCTCACCCCCACCTACGTCAACCTCTTCGGCTTCTGGATCGTAGAGATTCCCCTCGCCTGGTTCCTCGCCATGCACACGCGGCTACAGGTCAACGGAGTCTACGCCTCCGTAGTTGTAGCGCAGTCTGTGATCGTGCTGATCTCTCTCTATCTCTTCGGCCAAGGCAAATGGGCAAAGCAGAAGATTTAG